The Thermotoga caldifontis AZM44c09 genomic interval GAGAATCGATGAACTGCTGAGAAAATCGAACCTCTTCATTCCTCCACTGTCTGTGCTGAGCTTGATGGAGTTCTCCAAGTTCAACCCCAGCGGTGGCACGCTCGACCTATATGCGAGCCTCAGTGAAACCGTTAACAATCCGTTTCTTGTGGCCCTTTTCAAAAGGATCGAGATGTATCCTCAAATACTCGATATGTTGAGGTTGTTGAAGAGTTCGAAGGATCTGAACGATATCCTGAACGAACTCAAAAAGGACGTGCCGCTTTTCTTCTACGAAAGGAACGGTCGCACGATGTACGTTCTGTACACCGACACGGTGAAAGATCTGTACAAGGGCAACCATTTGAAAACTGTTCACAACTTTCTCGTGGCGAACGGCGTCAAATTCTTTGGAACACCCGCGATGCTTTACATGATCATGGAAGACATGAGAAAGAGCATGTACAAGCTGACCTTTCTGACCATTTTCGGTGTGCTTGTGATGCTTCTGCTGAGCATCAGATCGATTAAAGGAAGCTTGCTGATATCACTGGGAGTCCTGTCATCAATAGTGATCACTTTCGGTGCCGGAACGATCTTCGGCATTCATGCGACCTTCATGACTCTACTGTCGGTACCCCTGTTACTGGGGCTCGGGGTTGATGGTTTGATCCACATGAGACACGCTATTTTGAGACGGGATGAATCTCATACGTACAGGACCTTCAAGTCCGTGTTTCTGTCGAGCGCAACCACGATAGTGGCCTTCGGGAGCTTCTCGGCTGCCCAAGGTGAACTGTTGAGGGAGTTCGGCATACTCATGAGCATAGGATTCGTCGTCTGTTTCTTGATCACCGCACTTCTGAGTTTTCATGTTTTCGGGGGTGAAGTCCGTGAAAATAGCGATGTTCACTGAAACCTATGTGCCTCAGAAGAACGGTGTGGCAATCTCGGTCTTCCTATACAAAAGGGCGCTGGAGCAGCGCGGGCATCAGGTGTACGTGGTCACAACAGTTGGCAACAGCAATGACGAGATTCTCGTGCTGAAGAGCACCCAGTTCAAGTACGAGTCCAACCACGTGATTCCGGTGGATGGTCGTTTGCTCCCCGTTTTCGATTTTGTACGTTCCAAGAACGTGGAAATCGTTCACAGCCATGCTCCGTTCGCCCTCGGATTGAGGGCTTTGGCGGTACAGAAATATCTGAAGCTCCCGCACGTTCATACGTACCATACCCTTCTGGTGGAGTACAGACATTACATTCCAAAACCCCTGACGCCTTCCAGAAAGAGCGTGGCAGAGTTTTCAGCCTGGTTCTGCAACATGGTCAACAGGATCGTCGCACCGACCGAAAACATCAAGCGAGAACTCGAAAGTTACGGTGTCGTGAGACCCATTCACGTTATACCGACGGGCATAGATGTGGACTCTTTCGATAGACCTCCGCTTATCGATGTCCGCAAAGAGCACGGAATATCGTCAAAAACCAGACTGTTGCTTTATGTTGGGAGAATGGCGAAGGAAAAGAACGTGTCTTTCTTGCTGCGTGTGCTTGCACACCTGCTGCAGAAAAAGCACGATGTGCACCTTCTGCTCGTCGGTGATGGACCCGAGAGGAACCAGCTCGAGGAAGAAGCGAAGCAGCTCGGAATCGAGGATAGAGTGACCTTCACAGGTGCCTTACCGAGAGAACGGCTCGTCGATTATTACCAGCAGGCCGACGTGTTCGTTTTCGCTTCCATGACCGAGACGCAGGGATTGGTGGTGCTCGAATCTCTTGCTGCAGGAACCCCTGTCGTGGCCGTGGCGAAGATGGGGGTTGCGAACGTTTTGAGAGATAAGGAAGGTGCGTTGTTGCTGGAAGAACCAGTGCTGGAGGAGTTCGTTGAAAAAGTGGAGATGTTGCTTTCCGATCCAAAACTCTACGACGAGATGAGATCGAGAGGTAGAATCTACGTGAGACAGCACTGGTCGATAGATAAGACCGTTCAGGAACTCGAAAGGGTGTACGAAATGGGAGTCGAAGAGGGGCCAATCGAGGTGGAGTACTACACCAGCGTATGGATCGAGATCATGGTGGAGAAGATGAAGCAAATTTCGAACAAGATCTTCACCGCAGGAGGTGGCAGGCGTGTTACCTTTGCACCTTTTTCTCGGACACGTGGTCGCTGACCATGCGTTCACCAACAATGCGAAGATAAGGACCTACAGGGGTTCAAAGCTTCTTGGGCACATCATCTGGTCGCTTTTCGCAATCTTAGCCTTCACGTTCGACACCTTTCTGCGCTCAAGACTGGGCACAGTGCTGTTGATAGCGTTTTTCACCGTTCACGCGTTGCTGGACATCGTCAGGGTGAAGGTCTATCCAAAGGGTAACCTCCTCAACCTGGTGGAACTCGTCGGCCTGGCCTCGGCGTTCGTCTTCAACATCGTGGGTGTAAGGTTGCTGAAAGGTTCATACCTGTCGAACGAGTTCGTTCTGTATCTGCTCGGCATGTCGGTTGTGTCAACTGGTGTAACGTATTTCTTCAGAAATTTCTATCCGAAAGACGAGTTCATGTCTGACATAGAAGGCATCTCGGAGAGATTGGCAGTTTTCATATTCTTACTCGCATCGAAACCATTGTTCGTATTTCTCTCCCTCTTGATAGCACTCTTCTACCGGCTGATCTTCGTGAAAAGGTTTGACCACACTTGGTGGATCAGTCCTGTCAGTGGTTTACTGATCAGCTTCGCCTGGAGGCTGATGCTCTACGGATGATCGGTGAAAACATCGTAAGGGTTCCGATCATAGGTTCAACGAACGACTTTCTGAAAGAAAACTGGCGAACGTTTCCCCATGGCACAGTTGTGGTGGCCGATGTACAGACTGCGGGTCGAGGCAGGTTCAACAGGTTGTGGCATTCACCGGAAGGTGGTCTGTGGTTTTCGATACTTTTCAAACCCAGGAAGCGTGTCCGACCGAACTTCTACACGAAGTTGTGTGCCGTTTCGATCGTCAGAGCGTTGAAGCGTACGAAAATCGATGCGAAACTCAAGTGGCCGAACGATGTTTACGTGGATGGGAAAAAGCTGGCAGGAATACTCACAGAAACCGTCTTCGAAGAAGAACAGATCAGGGCCGTCATCGTTGGTATCGGCCTGAACGTGAACAACGAGATTCCACAGGAACTGGAAAAGAAAGCCACCAGTTTGAAGATCCTGACAGGAGAGGAATTCGAAAAGCTGTCCATTATGACGTCAATCCTGAAACAGATCAACAAAGCGCTGAAGGTTTACTCGAAAAAACCAGAGGCGCTCACGCGGGTTTGGAAGAACATGTTGATCCAGAAAGAAGGGCAGATGATCGTTTTCAAGACCGCTAACGGCGTGCTGAGAGGCAAGCTTCTGAAAATAAATGAAGAAAGTCTAACGCTGAGTACCGAAAACGGTCCTGTGGAACTATCATCGCTCGAGTTAATGGACGAATGAAGATACTCGTTCGCGCACCTGCTTCGATTTGAACGGCGCATGTGTCTTGCAGCATGCCGAATCGACTTCGTTTCCAAATTCAACTTGACTGAGTGAACTTCGTGACCCGGCGCTGTTTGAAATTGGATGAGTCCATCGGGAATACTTCTGAAACATCGCGTGTCGTTCTCTAAGGAACTCAGCTGTCTGCCGGATCCGCATAATCAATGTGGTCCTTTTTTGTTTCGTTCAAAAGTTTGGGTTTACCCTGCTGATCGACGAGCAGTTCCACTTCCTTGAAAGGAAAGATTATCTTTATCTTGTCACCGATTTTCACTTCATAAGAGGGTTTAACAATCCTTCCATTCACAGAAACTTTTCCGCTCTCTATCATCCTCTGAGCGACCGTTCTCCTCTTGATCATCCCGGTCTGTTTGAGGTACTTGTCTATTCTCACACTCATCACCCATTCGTAGTATACTTTTTCAAGAGGTGAACTGAGTGCCTTACTTCCAATACACGGCTCTAACCCCCGATGGGAGAAGAATAAAAGGGACGGTTCAAGCCAACAGCGAGTCTCAGGCCGCCGATCTCATCAGAAGAAGGAACTACGTCGTGTTGAAGCTTCAGCCTGTCGCTTCGAAAAGAGATTTCGTTTTGTTCGGCGTCCATCTGAACGAGCTCGTGGTGTTCTGTCGCCAGCTGGCGACGATGGTGAGCGCCGGTGTGAGGCTCAAGGACGCTTTGTCCATTCTGTCAAGACAGGACGTGTTCTCGTCGCGTTTCAGGAGGATCATCACCAACCTGGTACTATCACTCGAAATGGGTATGTCCTTCTCGGAAGCTTTGAGGAACGAGAAGGTGTTCGATTCCATATTCATCAACCTCGTTTCGTCGGGTGAAGAAGGTGGCGTACTCGACAGAGCTCTGGAAAAGGCTGCGGACTTTTACGAATCTTCGAAAAAGCTCCAGGACGAGGTCAAATCCGCCATGGCTTACCCAACCTTCGTTCTACTGTTCGCGATAGGAGTGATATTCCTTATAACGTTTTACATCTTGCCAAGGTTGATTTCAGTCTTCGGAAGCATACCAACCAGTGGAATCGTCAGATTTCTCATGAACGCGAACAGGTATCTCTCTGAGCACTGGCTCTCCGTTTTGATCACAGTGGTTTTGGTCGTCGTTGGGATCGTCATCTTCTCGAGGACCAGGTACGTCAGTTACGTGAAGGAATGGCTCGCAACGCTGTTTCCTCCACTCGCCAAGCTTCGCAACATGATGGCGGTAGAGCGTTTCTGCAGGATTTTGGGGACGCTGACTGGTAGTGGCGTTCTTCTGACGAGGGCTGTCGAAATGGCTGCTGCCGCATCGAACAGTCCCAGGCTGATCAGGTTGAGCAAGCGCATAAGCGAAAGGGTACGTGAAGGTGCAAGTCTTAGACAGGCGATGCTCGAAAGCGGAGTCTTTCCGCAACTGGTTTACGAGATGGTGGGAACGGGTGAAGAGACGGGAAAGCTCGAGGAAGTGTTGCTCAAGGTGGCGGACTTCTACGAAGATCAGATAAGAACGGGTGTGAAAAGGTTGGTTTCTTTAGTCGAACCGATGCTGATCGCGGGCGTTGGAGGATTCATAGCGTTCATGGCATTGACCATGTATTCAACGATCTTCCAGCTACAGCAAACCATAGGCAGGTGATCTTCAACGTTAGTCGAGATCGTTGTCAAACTGCTGGTTCTGGTCTCGTTTGCCGTGGGGATCTTTTCGTGTTTGCCCGTCCTGGACAGGGTCATGAGTTACGTTGAGCCGCTCTATCTGAAATGTCTGGTTTATTCGGCGTTGCGTTACGTGAACGGTGTTAATCCATCTGGGAGCGTGACGATAAGCGTGATCAACGATGAAATAAGGCTGAGGTGTGTTCCTTCGGATAAAGGCAGAAAAGTTGTCACGGTCACTCTCGTTCCAAAAGGATCGGTCAGGATCGTGACCGATGGTGGGCCGATAACGTTATCACCTGTTGCTGTCATGAGAGCGGGAAGTATTCTGAGTGACGAGTGGACTGTCAGCTTTCCACCTGTGGTTTTGAGGATGAACATCAAGAGGTGATGTTGTGCAGATATTTCACAAGATGATAACCGCGATCGATGTGGGAAAAAGCTGGATAAGTGGGGCGAGGGCGAGAAAGTTCAGAGGTATCATCTCGAAACCAGTCTTCGCGAGCGTCAGAAACGAGGGGAACGTTGTGGAACATCTGAAGACGCTGAAAGAGAAACTGAGACCAGACGTGGAGGACATAGTCGTAACGAACTTTCCGGTGGAGGAAGTGCTCTTCAACACCTTAGAGATTCCCAAGGAATTGAGGAAATCGGAGCTCAGAACGTACATAACCGCTGAGATGTCGAGGATTCTGAACCTTTCTTCATCGGAAATAGCACTCGATTTTGTGAGAAATCCCATCGGAAAAGCGCTCGTGATGGTGACGAAGACTCGTCGCCTCAACGAATGGATAAGCAACATCACTGCCGCGGGCTTTCCGCTGCCAGACGTGGTGATACCCGACGTCTTCAAGTATCTGCAACTGTTGAAAATACCTGGGCCTGAGGCGTGCGTGCTGGTGCTCCTGACGCGCGATTACAGTGTGGTCGCCGTGTGCGTATCTGGCTCACCGCTGGGCATCAGGACGTTCTCTTATTCTCTGGATGAGACCATCTCGATAGTCAGTGAAGAGACGGGTCTCAACGAGACGGAGATAGTTCAGGAGCTATCCAAGCAAGAATCCAGCAACGCGAAGAACGTTTTCGAATCCATAACGGTTGACTTGCCCTACTCTGTGGAGAGGGAGATCATATTCCTGCTCAGCTCAGCCCTGCCAGGATCGTCCATAAGGGATGTTGCGAAATTCTACATCTTCTGTGATCCTTTAGGGTTTACACCCCATTATGTGAAACTCTTCGAAGCAGTTGAAACCATGCAGGGAAAGATCCAGCCATTAAGCTTGAGCATCGATGCGAAAGACTTGCCTGCGGGAACGATCGGTCTTCTGGTGCGTGGAGGTGAAGAATTTGGAAAGAATAAACTTGTTCAGATATAAAAGACCCGTTTTGAAGTTTTCTTCCTTCTTGATCCTGATGCTCGCGTTGCTCGCGCCAGTTCTCGCCATGCGGTTCACTTTGGATTTTTACAAGCGCTCCGTTATCGACTCTATTTACATCAGTCATGGAAAGATCGCCGAGAAATACAGAATCAGTCGTACCACATCTCTAACTACCATCATCGCGACGCTGGATTCTATCAACAACCAGCTCGTTCAGACCAGTAAACGTCTGCAAGCGCAGATAGACGTTCTGGAAAATCACATCAAAAACTTCAACGACAGAATGCAGCCACTGCACAGGATTTTGGAGACGTTGCAGAAGACCGATCAGAACTGGATCGTCCTGAAACAGCTGATCTTCGGTGACTCTGTGAGGATCGATCTGTACGAACTCTACGATCCAGCCATAATCAGAACGGCCGATCGGTTAGAAAAAGCCCTGTTAGAGCTGGGATACAAGGTGAACAAGAGTGAGGAGTACGACGTTCTCATGCAATTTCTTGGCAGAAGGATTTCCAGCGTTTCTGTGGAAGGAAGGAGATAACTATGCCAAGAAGGTTGGCCATCCTGCTGGCCTTGCTCATCGCGTTAGGTTCTGCGCTCTATTTAGACGTGTACGAGTATTTCAGATCCAGGGTTCTCGTCCTCAAACTCGAAAATTCTTTCATAAAGCTCGAAGAATACGACAGAAACGTGGAGCAGAAGAGAGAGTATCTGGCAAAACTTGAAAAAACCGTTCAACCTCGTATGACACTGAAAGAGCTCGAAAATCTTACGAAAACTTCGAATCTGTCGTTTTCACCACAGAAGGACGGAACTTATCTCGTTGAGGGAACCTGCAGAGCCGATCAGCTGGTGAATCTGCTGAACGAGTTGCTGAAGAGTGCGAACTTGACCGTTCAGCTGCTCCAGATAGAAGCAAAGGAGCTCGTGCCCGTGGTCACAGATCAAGCGCAGAGATACGCGAACTTGAGTGTGAAGATGATCTTAAAGGGTGTGATGCTGCAATGAACAAGCGCCTAATAGTCTTACTTCTGGTTCTCGTTGCAGTTTGGTCTGTGGCCATCTACATGCTGTTCTTCTATCGAAAATCACCCGCAGCTGCTCCTGCAGCACGTGCTGGTGAAGCTGTCATCCAGCCTTTGATCAAGAGGTTGAACGATCCAGATATCGAGAGGTTCAGAACGCTCGTTGAGACGTCGAAGCCAATTGAGAACATCTTCGAACCTTACGTGTTGAAGCTCGACAGAGAGCGACTGATGCGTCAGGCGCTCTCAGAACTGGAAGTGCTGCCCAGTTACAAATTCAAAGGTTACTTCGTGGGCGGGAACGAAAACTTTGTGATGTTTTCGAACGGTATTGCAATACCTGTTGGATCGATCCTTGAGAATAGATACCTGATAGTCCACGTGGTGAGCTTCGCTGCGGTAGTTATGGACCTGTCCACGGGGAACCTTTTGGTTGTAAAGTGAGGAGGGGGACAATGAGGAAGACCGTTTTCCTGCTGGTTCTAATTGCGAGCATGATCAGCTTCGCAGCTTCTCTGATCACGATCTCTCCAACCTTCAGCACCGCGGGTGTCACATTAACGATGCAGTTCGATACGGACATAAGCGAGAAGAACGTGTATCTGGAGAAAAACGCCTCGGGGTCTCTGATTTCGATTTATCTGCGGGACGTGAGACCCGTTTCGGATTCTTTCTTCCTGCCCATCGCCTATGGACCTGTTGAATCTCTGAGGGTCATCAACACACGCCAGGGCAGTCTCGTCCTGGTCCAGCTGCTCGTTCCGAGGGAACCTGAGACAATCCTCACTGGAAGAACGCTGAAACTCTTTGTTCCATCTTCTCAGAAAAGGCTGAGCCTCGCGCTGGTGGATGGAGATGTGGAAACGGCGGTGAAGTATCTGTGTGAGGAGCTGAAATTGAACGTTGTGCTGTCAGACAGAGTGAAAACCCAGAAACTCTCGTTGAAACTGGATGACGTGCTGCCAGAAGACGCACTGAGAAATGTCCTCGTCACCGTGAGAGTGAACAATGAACCGCTCGCTTACAGTTACATGCCCGACGGAACGCTTCACG includes:
- a CDS encoding glycosyltransferase family 4 protein, which produces MKIAMFTETYVPQKNGVAISVFLYKRALEQRGHQVYVVTTVGNSNDEILVLKSTQFKYESNHVIPVDGRLLPVFDFVRSKNVEIVHSHAPFALGLRALAVQKYLKLPHVHTYHTLLVEYRHYIPKPLTPSRKSVAEFSAWFCNMVNRIVAPTENIKRELESYGVVRPIHVIPTGIDVDSFDRPPLIDVRKEHGISSKTRLLLYVGRMAKEKNVSFLLRVLAHLLQKKHDVHLLLVGDGPERNQLEEEAKQLGIEDRVTFTGALPRERLVDYYQQADVFVFASMTETQGLVVLESLAAGTPVVAVAKMGVANVLRDKEGALLLEEPVLEEFVEKVEMLLSDPKLYDEMRSRGRIYVRQHWSIDKTVQELERVYEMGVEEGPIEVEYYTSVWIEIMVEKMKQISNKIFTAGGGRRVTFAPFSRTRGR
- a CDS encoding biotin--[acetyl-CoA-carboxylase] ligase, whose product is MIGENIVRVPIIGSTNDFLKENWRTFPHGTVVVADVQTAGRGRFNRLWHSPEGGLWFSILFKPRKRVRPNFYTKLCAVSIVRALKRTKIDAKLKWPNDVYVDGKKLAGILTETVFEEEQIRAVIVGIGLNVNNEIPQELEKKATSLKILTGEEFEKLSIMTSILKQINKALKVYSKKPEALTRVWKNMLIQKEGQMIVFKTANGVLRGKLLKINEESLTLSTENGPVELSSLELMDE
- a CDS encoding S4 domain-containing protein; protein product: MRIDKYLKQTGMIKRRTVAQRMIESGKVSVNGRIVKPSYEVKIGDKIKIIFPFKEVELLVDQQGKPKLLNETKKDHIDYADPADS
- a CDS encoding type II secretion system F family protein — translated: MPYFQYTALTPDGRRIKGTVQANSESQAADLIRRRNYVVLKLQPVASKRDFVLFGVHLNELVVFCRQLATMVSAGVRLKDALSILSRQDVFSSRFRRIITNLVLSLEMGMSFSEALRNEKVFDSIFINLVSSGEEGGVLDRALEKAADFYESSKKLQDEVKSAMAYPTFVLLFAIGVIFLITFYILPRLISVFGSIPTSGIVRFLMNANRYLSEHWLSVLITVVLVVVGIVIFSRTRYVSYVKEWLATLFPPLAKLRNMMAVERFCRILGTLTGSGVLLTRAVEMAAAASNSPRLIRLSKRISERVREGASLRQAMLESGVFPQLVYEMVGTGEETGKLEEVLLKVADFYEDQIRTGVKRLVSLVEPMLIAGVGGFIAFMALTMYSTIFQLQQTIGR
- a CDS encoding type IV pilus biogenesis protein PilM is translated as MQIFHKMITAIDVGKSWISGARARKFRGIISKPVFASVRNEGNVVEHLKTLKEKLRPDVEDIVVTNFPVEEVLFNTLEIPKELRKSELRTYITAEMSRILNLSSSEIALDFVRNPIGKALVMVTKTRRLNEWISNITAAGFPLPDVVIPDVFKYLQLLKIPGPEACVLVLLTRDYSVVAVCVSGSPLGIRTFSYSLDETISIVSEETGLNETEIVQELSKQESSNAKNVFESITVDLPYSVEREIIFLLSSALPGSSIRDVAKFYIFCDPLGFTPHYVKLFEAVETMQGKIQPLSLSIDAKDLPAGTIGLLVRGGEEFGKNKLVQI